From the genome of Vicia villosa cultivar HV-30 ecotype Madison, WI linkage group LG2, Vvil1.0, whole genome shotgun sequence, one region includes:
- the LOC131649526 gene encoding uncharacterized protein LOC131649526, whose protein sequence is MGSVSISPFLFVIVAKGLKGLVNKAIENGDYVGCNVNGKCFIDILQFADNTLLVGEGSSKHLWEIKSVLRDFELVSGLGINFYKSKLIGININPNFLEVATSFLSLRSPLLLKFKKRLSSWKGQMLSFGGRITLLKSVLGSLAIFTLSFYKAPMKIIRKITKIQRNFFGADWRIEEGYIGCVGRMLVFR, encoded by the coding sequence ATGGGAAGTGTTTCAATTTCACCTTTCCTCTTTGTTATAGTGGCGAAAGGTTTGAAGGGATTGGTTAATAAGGCCATTGAAAATGGAGATTATGTGGGATGTAACGTTAACGGAAAATGCTTTATTGacatccttcaatttgcggacaACACTTTGTTAGTAGGGGAGGGAAGTTCGAAACATCTTTGGGAAATCAAGTCGGTCTTGAGGGATTTCGAACTTGTATCGGGTTTAGGGATCAACTTTTATAAAAGTAAACTTATTGGCATCAACATCAATCCAAACTTTTTGGAGGTAGCCACGTCGTTTCTTTCTTTGAGGAGTCCGCTATTGTTAAAGTTTAAGAAGAGGTTGTCGAGTTGGAAGGGTCAGATGCTTAGTTTTGGGGGAAGGATAACTCTTTTAAAGTCGGTGTTGGGTAGTCTAGCTATCTTTACACTTTCATTTTACAAAGCTCCGATGAAAATTATTAGGAAGATCActaaaattcaaagaaatttcTTTGGGGCGGATTGGAGGATAGAAGAAGGATACATTGGGTGTGTTGGAAGGATGCTTGTCTTTCGATAG